The following proteins are co-located in the Phycisphaerae bacterium genome:
- a CDS encoding coproporphyrinogen-III oxidase family protein: MSDGEMLELPQIKTPEPTEVGSYFVANYPPFSVWQPEHIPSALAALDAASHGEAVGRPVGLYLHIPFCRKRCKFCYFRVYTDKNADEVDVYTDALGKEIGLYAERQALAGRQFEFVYFGGGTPSFLSNEQLLRLIDRIRQHWNWDAAREVTFECEPGTLKESKLATIKEIGVTRLSLGIEHFDDEVLSINGRAHKSPEVFRSYEWARAVCFDQINIDLIAGMVGDTEDKWRATVEKALILSPDSLTIYQMELPFNAVFSREAVEAGTAPPVAGWATKRAWVNYAFDQFLAAGYVVSSAYTLIKPSTHAGFVYRDSLWHGADMIGTGVASFSHFGGVHYQNADQWHDYIATVERSELPIGRALAVPPRSLAIREMILQLKTGRIDAGYFRDKFDLDILEEFGGEWAAIEREGYATHAGDEIRLTREGLLRADALLPRFFERPYRNIRYT, from the coding sequence GTGTCGGACGGAGAGATGCTGGAATTACCCCAAATCAAAACCCCTGAGCCGACTGAGGTCGGCAGCTACTTCGTCGCCAACTACCCGCCCTTTTCGGTCTGGCAGCCGGAGCACATCCCGTCGGCCCTCGCCGCCCTGGATGCCGCTTCGCACGGCGAGGCCGTGGGTCGGCCGGTCGGGCTGTACCTGCACATCCCCTTCTGCCGCAAGCGCTGCAAGTTCTGCTATTTTCGCGTCTATACCGACAAGAACGCCGACGAGGTGGACGTTTACACCGATGCGCTCGGCAAAGAGATCGGTTTGTACGCCGAGCGGCAGGCCCTCGCCGGTCGGCAATTCGAATTCGTCTATTTCGGCGGCGGCACTCCGTCGTTCCTGAGCAACGAGCAACTCCTCCGGTTGATTGACCGGATTCGCCAACATTGGAACTGGGACGCGGCCCGCGAGGTGACGTTTGAGTGCGAGCCGGGCACGCTCAAGGAGAGCAAGCTGGCGACGATCAAGGAGATCGGTGTCACGCGGCTGTCGCTGGGCATCGAGCACTTTGACGATGAGGTCCTCTCCATCAACGGCCGCGCCCACAAGTCGCCGGAGGTCTTTCGCTCTTACGAGTGGGCGCGAGCGGTTTGTTTCGACCAGATCAACATCGACCTCATCGCCGGGATGGTCGGCGACACGGAGGACAAATGGCGCGCGACCGTTGAAAAGGCCCTCATCCTGTCGCCAGACAGTCTGACCATTTATCAGATGGAGCTGCCGTTCAACGCGGTCTTCTCGCGCGAGGCGGTGGAGGCCGGGACCGCGCCGCCGGTCGCCGGCTGGGCGACCAAGCGGGCGTGGGTGAATTACGCGTTCGATCAATTTTTGGCGGCCGGATATGTCGTCTCCAGCGCCTACACGCTCATCAAGCCGTCCACCCACGCGGGCTTCGTCTATCGCGACTCTCTGTGGCACGGGGCGGACATGATCGGAACGGGGGTCGCTTCGTTTTCGCATTTTGGCGGCGTGCACTACCAGAACGCCGACCAGTGGCACGACTATATCGCGACGGTCGAGCGCAGCGAGCTGCCAATCGGCCGGGCGCTGGCGGTGCCGCCGCGCTCGCTGGCGATCCGCGAGATGATCCTGCAACTCAAGACGGGGCGAATCGACGCGGGCTATTTCCGCGACAAGTTCGATCTCGATATCCTCGAGGAGTTCGGCGGCGAGTGGGCCGCTATCGAACGAGAAGGCTACGCGACGCACGCCGGCGACGAGATCCGCCTGACCCGCGAGGGCCTGCTTCGCGCCGATGCCCTCCTGCCCCGCTTTTTTGAAAGACCCTACCGGAACATTCGTTACACGTAA